A portion of the Platichthys flesus chromosome 7, fPlaFle2.1, whole genome shotgun sequence genome contains these proteins:
- the rnd1a gene encoding rho family GTPase 1a, with protein sequence MPSLPAMKERRLPQPFVARCKLVLVGDVQCGKTAMLQVLAKDCYPETYVPTVFENYTACLELEDQRVELSLWDTSGSPYYDNVRPLCYSDSDAVLLCFDISRPDTVDGALKKWKVEIQDFCPSTRILLIGCKTDLRTDVCTRMELSNQKQSPISHEQGSSMAKQLGAEAYLECSAFTSEKSVHSVFRTAAQACMNKLPPASKPSPIRRLSKRLLHLPSKTELLSSAFSKDKSKSCSIM encoded by the exons ATGCCATCACTCCCCGCCATGAAGGAGAGAAGACTACCCCAGCCTTTTGTAGCGAGGTGTAAACTGGTCCTGGTGGGAGACGTCCAATGCGGGAAGACAGCGATGTTACAAGTGTTGGCCAAGGACTGTTACCCAGAG ACGTATGTCCCGACTGTGTTTGAGAACTACACAGCCTGCCTGGAGCTTGAAGACCAGCGAGTGGAGCTCAGTCTCTGGGACACATCAG GTTCTCCCTACTACGACAACGTCAGACCCCTGTGTTACAGTGACTCAGATGCCGTGCTCTTGTGCTTCGACATCAGCCGACCGGACACAGTCGACGGTGCTCTAAAGAAG TGGAAAGTAGAGATCCAGGACTTCTGCCCGAGCACACGGATCCTGCTAATAGGCTGTAAGACGGACCTGCGCACGGATGTGTGCACACGCATGGAGCTGTCCAATCAGAAACAGAGTCCCATCTCCCATGAGCAG GGCTCGTCCATGGCCAAGCAGCTTGGAGCGGAGGCTTACCTGGAGTGCTCGGCCTTCACGTCAGAGAAGAGCGTCCACAGTGTTTTCCGTACCGCCGCTCAGGCCTGCATGAACAAACTCCCGCCTGCCAGTAAACCCAGCCCCATCCGCCGCCTCTCCAAGCGACTCCTCCACCTGCCCAGCAAGACAGAGCTGCTCTCCTCAGCCTTCAGCAAGGACAAGTCCAAGAGTTGCTCCATCATGTGA
- the ddx23 gene encoding probable ATP-dependent RNA helicase DDX23 — MAADSADKKDAETSATKDKGRKRSSSRDRERKRRTSRERNRSKSPERDRRMPDKDRGRGREKERERGRKERDVHRRDKDRSKKSRSLSPKSKEAKLKRDKDIKTEEEEDGKNKKEKAQPLSLEELLAKKKAEEEAEAKPKFLSKAEREAEALKRRMAQTEERRKLTEDERKKRRTFQDIGRKMMEDPQERERRERRERMERENNGNQEDDGRQKLREEKDKGKELQAIKERYLGGVKKRRRTRHLNDRKFVFEWDASEDTSVDYNPIYKEKHSVQLYGRGFIAGIDLKQQKRDQSHFYGDLMENRRTLEEKEQEEVRLKKMRKKEAKQRWDDRHWSQKKLDEMTDRDWRIFREDYSITTKGGKIPNPIRNWKEYSLPDHILEVIDQCGYKDPTPIQRQAIPIGLQNRDIIGVAETGSGKTAAFLIPLLVWITTLPKIDRIEDSDQGPYAVIMAPTRELAQQIEEETLKFGKPLGIRTVAVIGGISREDQGFRLRMGCEIVIATPGRLIDVLENRYLVLGRCTYVVLDEADRMIDMGFEPDVQKILEYIPVTNQKPDTEEAEDPEKMLMNFESGKHKYRQTVMFTATMPSAVERLARNYLRRPAVVYIGSAGKPHERVEQKVLLMSEGEKRKKLLEVLSHGFEPPIIIFVNQKKGCDVLAKSLEKMGYNACTLHGGKGQEQREFALSNLKAGAKDILVATDVAGRGIDIHDVSMVLNYDMAKNIEDYIHRIGRTGRAGKSGMAMTFLTKEDAAVFYDLKQAILESPVSNCPPELANHPEAAHKPGTILTKKRREETIFA; from the exons ATGGCGGCAGACTCCGCTGACAAGAAAGATGCGGAAACCTCAGCGACCAAAGACAAGGGGAGGAAACGCAGCAGCTCACGAGACAGAGAGCGGAAACGGCGAACGTCTCGGGAAAGAAATCGCTCCAAATCTCCAGAAAG AGACCGTCGTATGCCAGacaaggacagaggaagaggcagagaaaaggaaagagagaggggccGTAAGGAAAGAGATGTCCATCGTCGTGATAAAGATCGTAGCAAGAAGTCCAG GAGTCTCTCACCGAAGTCGAAGGAGGCCAAGCTAAAGAGAGACAAggatataaaaacagaagaagaggaagatggaaaaaacaagaaagagaag GCCCAGCCTCTGTCGTTAGAAGAGCTTCTGGCCAAAAAGAAGgcagaagaggaagcagaggcaAAG CCCAAGTTCCTGTCCAAAGCAGAGCGAGAAGCCGAGGCTCTTAAACGGAGGATggcacagacagaggagaggaggaagttgacggaagatgagaggaagaagaggaggacgtTCCAAGACATCGGGAGAAAAATGATGG AGGACCCCCAGGAAAGGGAGAGACGAGAGCGCAGAGAGCGAATGGAGCGAGAGAACAACGGGAATCAAGAAGATGATGGAAGACAAAAactcagagaggagaaggatAAAGGCAAAGAACTTCAGGCCATCAAG GAGCGCTACCTGGGTGGCGTCAAGAAACGTCGGAGGACTCGTCACCTGAATGACAGGAAATTTGTGTTTGAGTGGGATGCCTCTGAAGACACATCAGTTGACTACAACCCAAT TTACAAAGAAAAGCATTCAGTGCAGCTGTATGGACGAGGCTTCATCGCTGGCATCGACTTGAAGCAGCAGAAAAGAGATCAGTCACATTTCTATGGTGACCTGATGGAGAATAGGCGAACGCTGgaagagaaggagcaggagga GGTGAGACTGAAGAAGATGCGTAAAAAGGAGGCCAAGCAGCGCTGGGACGACAGACACTGGTCCCAGAAGAAACTGGACGAGATGACGGACAGAGACTGGCGAATCTTCAGAGAGGACTACAGCATCACCACCAAGGGAGGAAAGATCCCGAACCCCATCAGGAACTGGAAGGAGTACTCGCTGCCTGATCACATCCTGGAGGTCATCGACCAATGTGGCTACAAG GATCCAACGCCTATTCAGAGGCAGGCCATTCCTATTGGCTTACAGAACCGTGACATCATTGGTGTGGCCGAGACTGGCAGCGGTAAAACAGCTGCTTTCCTGATTCCTCTGCTTGTCTGGATTACCACCTTGCCGAAAATCGACAG GATTGAAGACTCTGACCAGGGTCCTTACGCCGTGATCATGGCCCCGACTCGTGAGCTGGCTCAGCAGATCGAAGAGGAGACATTAAAGTTCGGCAAACCGCTCGGCATCCGTACAGTAGCTGTTATTGGAGGAATCTCAAGAGAAGACCAGGGCTTCCGTCTCAGGATGGGCTGTGAG ATTGTGATCGCCACTCCTGGTCGTTTGATCGACGTGCTGGAGAACCGCTACCTGGTCCTGGGCCGCTGCACCTACGTGGTCCTGGATGAGGCCGATCGTATGATTGACATGGGTTTCGAGCCCGATGTCCAAAAGATTCTGGAGTACATCCCAGTGACCAATCAGAAACCTGACACAGAAGAAGCTGAGGACCCTGAGAAaatgttgatgaactttgaatcaggaaaacacaaatacagacaa ACGGTCATGTTCACAGCTACTATGCCTTCGGCTGTGGAGAGACTGGCCAGGAACTACTTGAGACGTCCTGCTGTGGTTTACATCGGGTCTGCTGGCAAACCTCACGAGAGAGTGGAACAGAAGGTCCTGCTCatgtcagagggagagaagag GAAAAAGCTACTGGAGGTGTTGTCGCATGGTTTCGAGCCTCCCATCATCATCTTTGTCAACCAGAAGAAGGGTTGCGACGTGCTCGCCAAGTCTCTGGAGAAGATGGGG taCAATGCCTGCACGCTGCACGGTGGCAAAGGCCAGGAACAGAGAGAGTTTGCACTCTCCAATCTCAAGGCCGGAGCCAAAGACATTCTGGTGGCCACAGACGTTGCTGGTCGAGGTATTGATATCCACGACGTCTCGATGGTCCTGAACTACGACATGGCGAAGAACATCGAAG acTATATCCATCGTATCGGTCGTACGGGTCGTGCTGGTAAGAGCGGTATGGCCATGACGTTCCTCACCAAAGAGGACGCGGCGGTGTTCTACGACCTGAAGCAGGCCATCCTCGAGAGCCCGGTCTCCAACTGCCCACCAGAGCTCGCCAACCACCCGGAAGCTGCGCACAAACCGGGAACCATCCTGACCAAGAAGCGACGCGAGGAGACCATCTTTGCCTGA